A DNA window from Eremothecium cymbalariae DBVPG#7215 chromosome 3, complete sequence contains the following coding sequences:
- the PEX1 gene encoding AAA family ATPase peroxin 1 (similar to Ashbya gossypii AFR371W) — protein MKGDNSLLFNHLRLVTSDQIRGNFVRLPTSVISVLESTNIPVHEFGVLIQPGSCYVGWDGHESRQTINGEPVIEINPVLAQDFQLKVGQIIDIQINHYNDSLVASEVFVEPETSDDWEIIESNAMFFQDEMLFQTRIVNPGGKLVCYVDRIVARFNVKKVVPENLTAARISTNTMMIIAPRVNNKAPKVVKKPTSLLVTEKTKECKPIIRRTTFKPAAGKKLTIELSKSDVKSTIAYISILQNPLDLQMVPAATKEEGITHPAKRIAVDVKAVESLEVGHIRMSLQVWNCINGTRSNGEKIKIEFLQETTRDDISVVMHKVSQEQKGKKVVISGVDTTNTVILQNAEALAKKLQGAVITNRLFFPREMLLIELKTKQGNKIDLFRANTQKDLDWKLSKHEVEVPIFELSAQLEEPGKLVALEKMLDDMVNSVCSPVSPPCHYLYGSTGIGKSLLLANIAYRLQCEHGYHTNLVDCNSLLDTNNVAKMKQKIQHLLATAYWKAPSVVILDNADFLFPSLKSNEEAGGPGSGNTMNQASAKLAHILMTEMIKITQKRGDIHVIMSAERSDSLNPLFSSRHFIGRNWVLKAPSRIEREMLLEHLFSLKSLKYAEPLNSGDIALETEGYSAADLETLVDKIFHETLCKGSFQPSGLEVDRDTFESALKGYTSSSLRGIKLQKSTGVKWSDIGALSDAKNLLLETLEWPTKYAPIFSQCPLRLRSGILLYGFPGCGKTMLASAVAQQCGLNFITVKGPEILNKYIGASEQSVRELFEKAQAAKPCVLFFDEFDSIAPKRGHDSTGVTDRVVNQMLTQMDGAEGLDGVYVLAATSRPDLIDSALLRPGRLDKSVLCGMPTTDERAEILKAVVATGSMKLDSDIDLKELAAKTTGFSGADLQSMCYNAYLKAVHRNLQTTSVPTTHADTVPLLQSPIDYVMINAMKSPSSPVSTLPHPNTPTDPAISRAQDILCPNTATTSESTPVPDNAFPGPSTSETGLTVSCADMLAACAETKPSISSTEYLKLNTIYRKFVNDRNGDMPSGEAPHDIGARATLM, from the coding sequence ATGAAGGGCGACAATTCGTTGTTGTTCAACCATCTCAGGTTGGTAACATCAGATCAGATTAGGGGTAATTTCGTGCGATTGCCCACAAGTGTAATTTCGGTGTTAGAGTCTACCAATATACCGGTCCATGAATTTGGAGTTTTAATCCAGCCTGGCTCTTGTTATGTTGGCTGGGATGGACATGAGTCAAGGCAAACAATAAACGGGGAGCCAGTCATTGAGATTAACCCAGTTCTCGCACAGGACTTTCAGCTCAAGGTTGGTCAAATCATCGATATCCAAATAAACCATTACAATGACTCTTTGGTTGCTTCCGAGGTATTCGTGGAACCCGAGACAAGCGATGATTGGGAGATTATAGAAAGCAATGCTATGTTTTTCCAAGACGAGATGTTATTTCAAACAAGAATTGTGAACCCTGGAGGCAAGCTGGTTTGTTACGTGGATCGAATTGTAGCCAGGTTCAATGTCAAAAAAGTGGTACCTGAAAACCTCACTGCAGCAAGAATTTCAACAAATACTATGATGATTATTGCGCCTAGGGTTAATAACAAGGCTCCAAAGGTTGTAAAGAAGCCTACCTCGTTGCTTGTAACGGAAAAAACGAAAGAGTGTAAACCGATTATTAGAAGAACTACATTTAAACCTGCTGCAGGTAAAAAGCTCACGATTGAGTTGTCAAAATCGGATGTTAAATCTACAATCGCATATATAAGCATTTTGCAGAATCCTTTGGATCTGCAGATGGTGCCAGCAGCTACAAAGGAGGAAGGTATTACTCATCCCGCAAAACgaattgctgttgatgttAAAGCTGTTGAATCCTTGGAAGTGGGTCATATTCGTATGTCACTCCAAGTTTGGAATTGTATAAACGGAACAAGAAGCAATGGTGAGAAAATTAAGATTGAGTTCTTGCAAGAGACGACCAGAGATGACATCTCAGTTGTGATGCATAAGGTGTCACAGGAGCAAAAGGGTAAAAAAGTAGTCATCAGTGGTGTTGATACCACCAATACTGTAATTTTGCAGAATGCAGAAGCCCTGGCTAAGAAATTGCAAGGTGCTGTGATAACTAACAGGCTATTTTTCCCTCGGGAAATGCTTTTAATTGAGTTGAAAACCAAGCAAGGAAATAAGATCGATTTGTTTAGAGCCAACACACAAAAGGATCTGGATTGGAAACTATCAAAGCACGAGGTTGAAGTTCCCATATTCGAATTAAGTGCGCAACTTGAAGAACCTGGAAAACTTGTGGCCTTGGAAAAGATGCTGGATGATATGGTGAACTCTGTATGTTCACCGGTTAGCCCACCATGCCACTATTTGTATGGATCCACCGGCATAGGTAAGTCATTACTGTTAGCGAACATCGCTTACAGATTGCAATGTGAACACGGTTACCATACAAATCTTGTAGATTGTAATTCCCTATTAGACACTAATAACGTTGCAAAAATGAAGCAAAAGATCCAGCATCTATTGGCTACAGCATATTGGAAAGCCCCATCTGTAGTCATTTTGGATAACGCCGATTTTTTGTTCCCAAGTCTCAAGTCTAATGAAGAAGCTGGTGGACCAGGTAGTGGAAATACAATGAACCAGGCATCTGCAAAATTAGCTCACATCTTGATGACTGAAATGATCAAAATTACCCAAAAAAGAGGAGACATCCATGTCATCATGAGCGCAGAACGTTCTGACAGTTTGAACCCTTTATTTTCCTCGAGACATTTCATCGGAAGGAACTGGGTACTCAAAGCTCCCAGCCGAATCGAGAGAGAAATGTTGTTGGAACActtgttttctttgaaaagtCTAAAATATGCAGAGCCATTAAATTCAGGAGATATTGCATTAGAAACGGAAGGGTACTCCGCAGCAGATCTGGAGACATTGGTAGACAAAATATTCCACGAGACTTTATGCAAAGGGAGCTTTCAACCTAGCGGTCTCGAAGTAGACAGGGATACCTTTGAATCAGCCCTTAAAGGATATACTTCCTCATCATTGAGAGGCATCAAACTCCAAAAAAGTACGGGCGTTAAATGGAGCGATATTGGAGCACTTTCCGACGCAAAAAACTTACTATTAGAAACATTAGAGTGGCCTACGAAATATGCCCCCATCTTCTCTCAATGCCCCCTAAGGTTACGTTCAGGAATTCTGCTTTATGGATTCCCAGGATGCGGCAAAACAATGCTTGCAAGCGCTGTTGCACAGCAATGTGGACTGAACTTTATCACTGTCAAAGGACCCGAGATTCTAAACAAGTATATAGGCGCTAGTGAACAAAGTGTGAGAGAACTCTTCGAAAAAGCACAGGCAGCGAAACCATGTGTCTTATTCTTTGACGAATTCGATTCTATTGCTCCAAAAAGAGGTCATGATTCAACCGGGGTCACCGACAGAGTTGTCAATCAAATGTTAACTCAAATGGATGGTGCGGAAGGTCTAGACGGTGTTTATGTTCTTGCTGCCACAAGCAGACCCGATCTAATTGATTCTGCATTATTAAGACCAGGCAGACTGGATAAGAGCGTTTTATGTGGCATGCCTACAACAGATGAGCGTGCTGAAATCCTAAAAGCTGTCGTCGCTACTGGAAGTATGAAACTAGACTCTGATATAGACCTAAAAGAACTAGCTGCCAAAACTACAGGTTTTTCAGGAGCTGACTTGCAGAGTATGTGTTACAACGCATATCTCAAAGCTGTCCACAGAAACCTTCAAACAACCTCCGTGCCCACCACCCACGCAGATACCGTGCCGCTGCTACAATCTCCTATTGACTATGTAATGATCAACGCAATGAAATCCCCATCGTCACCTGTAAGCACGCTTCCACACCCTAACACCCCTACAGACCCCGCCATTTCAAGAGCCCAGGACATCCTCTGTCCGAATACTGCTACTACCAGCGAGTCTACTCCTGTGCCCGACAATGCCTTTCCAGGCCCGAGCACATCCGAAACTGGCTTGACAGTCTCCTGCGCCGATATGCTTGCCGCATGTGCAGAAACCAAACCCAGCATCTCCTCGACCGAATACCTCAAACTGAACACCATCTACAGAAAGTTCGTCAACGACCGTAACGGAGACATGCCAAGTGGAGAAGCCCCGCACGATATTGGTGCTCGAGCTACTCTCATGTAG
- the APS2 gene encoding Aps2p (similar to Ashbya gossypii AFR370C): protein MAIHFIICFNKQGILRLGRWFQSSGHSLQDKNSLAQILKLIMSRDSRTQSNIIDFDDRTKLVYRRYAGLYFVMGVSLEEDGLLYLAHIQLFVEVLDLFFGNVCELDILFNFYKAYMVMDEMFIGGELRETSKELLLDRLTQLEKLP, encoded by the coding sequence ATGGCTATACATTTCATTATATGCTTTAACAAGCAGGGTATACTGCGGCTGGGCAGGTGGTTTCAGTCCTCAGGGCACAGTTTGCAGGATAAGAATTCGCTTGCTCAAATTCTCAAGCTTATAATGTCCCGAGACTCACGTACGCAAAGCAACATTATAGATTTCGATGACAGGACCAAACTGGTGTACAGGAGGTATGCTGGACTGTATTTTGTGATGGGTGTGAGTTTGGAGGAAGATGGCTTGCTATATCTTGCGCATATTCAGCTGTTCGTGGAGGTGCTTGACCttttctttggaaatgTATGTGAATTAGACATCCTATTCAATTTCTACAAGGCATACATGGTGATGGATGAGATGTTCATAGGTGGGGAGCTTCGAGAGACTTCAAAGGAGCTGCTGCTGGACAGACTGACTCAGTTGGAAAAACTACCTTAG
- the CDC8 gene encoding bifunctional thymidylate/uridylate kinase (similar to Ashbya gossypii AFR369W) — MRRGRLILIEGLDRTGKSTQATLLLQRLQPNAQLIKFPDRTTPIGMLIDKYLTQETFELPDQAAHLLFSANRWELGARIKELLLIGTHVILDRYVYSGIAYSAAKNIPGMDLAWCFQPDKGLVKPDLTIFFLHDEKHGHELENRSGYGNERYERVEFQRAVLAQFQDMFEQLEHSGYREKHLVTLQVSGKSIDSVANDVWNAVERHLKAEATDFLYF; from the coding sequence ATGCGTAGAGGCAGACTAATACTTATTGAGGGACTTGACAGGACGGGTAAGAGCACCCAGGCAACTCTACTGCTGCAGCGGTTGCAGCCCAACGCGCAGCTGATCAAATTTCCGGATCGCACAACGCCCATCGGCATGCTCATCGACAAGTATCTTACACAAGAAACATTTGAACTGCCAGACCAGGCCGCTCATCTGCTGTTTTCTGCGAACAGATGGGAATTGGGAGCGAGAATTAAAGAGCTGCTTCTGATTGGCACTCATGTTATCTTAGATAGATATGTTTATTCTGGAATTGCATATTCTGCTGCCAAAAATATCCCAGGAATGGACTTGGCCTGGTGTTTCCAGCCAGACAAGGGCCTAGTGAAACCAGATCTGACAATTTTCTTCCTGCATGACGAAAAGCATGGCCATGAGCTCGAAAATAGGTCTGGATATGGCAATGAACGTTATGAAAGGGTCGAATTTCAGCGCGCGGTGCTTGCTCAATTTCAGGACATGTTCGAACAGCTTGAGCACTCTGGTTATCGTGAAAAACATCTGGTAACCCTCCAAGTCTCAGGCAAGTCAATAGACAGTGTTGCCAACGACGTGTGGAATGCTGTAGAGCGGCATCTGAAAGCTGAAGCTACCGACTTTCTTTATTTCTAA
- the SUR7 gene encoding Sur7p (similar to Ashbya gossypii AFR368C) gives MGVLNISGRLLTVLLLAGNTLLLLLIVLSGGIDNRPINRLYWLEANTTAIDGAPDVSRWTFWGLCSKTDNRNTNCSLSPAYPLSPSENFKMSSGVPSDFTSNMDTYYYLSRFSFCFFWIALSFLGIGFLFYVFTWCSYSFTKVVFTLVLIGCMFDMAAVACQTAVIVMARNAFNEGNMSPKIGAAMMGLAWASVACSIITFFGTGISFIRRAWRAHKEYVEMQNYKEQALRYQNTKETAAMDQPVVYDTNPDLENASAIVGDELHHQPETHQSGVKFFKVRRNKKVADDDSI, from the coding sequence ATGGGTGTGTTAAATATTTCAGGTAGGCTTTTGACAGTCCTGCTTTTAGCTGGCAATacgttgttgttgctgttgatcGTTCTTTCCGGGGGGATCGACAATCGTCCGATTAATCGACTCTACTGGTTGGAGGCGAACACTACGGCTATCGATGGAGCGCCCGACGTGTCTAGGTGGACGTTCTGGGGTCTATGCTCGAAGACTGATAATAGGAATACAAACTGTTCTCTGTCGCCAGCGTATCCGCTGTCGCCATCTGAGAATTTCAAAATGTCGTCTGGTGTTCCTTCTGATTTTACTAGCAATATGGACACTTACTACTATTTGTCTAGGTTTTcgttttgtttcttttgGATTGCTCTGTCGTTTTTGGGTATTGGCTTTTTGTTCTATGTTTTCACCTGGTGTTCTTATTCTTTTACCAAGGTTGTCTTTACGCTGGTCCTTATCGGATGTATGTTTGACATGGCGGCTGTGGCATGCCAGACTGCGGTCATTGTGATGGCGCGGAATGCTTTCAACGAAGGAAATATGTCTCCCAAGATCGGTGCAGCTATGATGGGGCTTGCCTGGGCTAGTGTTGCTTGTTCTATTATCACCTTCTTCGGTACAGGTATTTCTTTTATCCGTAGGGCATGGAGAGCACACAAGGAGTACGTCGAGATGCAGAACTACAAGGAGCAGGCATTGAGATATCAGAACACCAAGGAGACTGCTGCGATGGATCAGCCAGTTGTATATGATACCAATCCGGACTTGGAGAATGCAAGTGCTATTGTGGGTGATGagcttcatcatcagccCGAGACCCATCAAAGTGGTGTAAAGTTCTTTAAGGttagaagaaacaaaaaggttGCGGATGATGACTCCATCTAA
- the HIT1 gene encoding Hit1p (similar to Ashbya gossypii AFR384W): protein MKCGICHENEAQYRCPKCSIRYCSLPCYKDKERHKHDELEVSKDIVVEKNTNGKKEPAALATPHFNEMLQNNSRLRELLQHNTVKFHLHQVYRILMTGVGATSAENDLQMSQEIKERLAVDYLNTLRYGGIHHNEAVEEFCEMCIEMLLAVDGDSEAKAS, encoded by the coding sequence ATGAAGTGTGGGATCTGTCATGAGAATGAAGCTCAATACAGGTGCCCCAAATGTTCCATTCGCTACTGTTCTTTACCATGTTATAAGGACAAGGAAAGACATAAGCATGATGAGCTAGAAGTATCTAAAGATATTGTTGTGGAGAAGAATACCAATGGTAAAAAAGAACCGGCCGCCTTAGCCACCCCCCATTTCAATGAAATGCTTCAGAATAACAGTAGGTTGAGGGAACTGCTTCAGCATAATACTGTAAAATTTCATTTGCATCAAGTTTATAGAATTTTAATGACGGGAGTAGGCGCGACGTCTGCTGAAAATGACTTACAGATGAGCCAAGAGATAAAAGAACGGCTAGCCGTTGACTACTTAAATACCCTAAGGTATGGTGGTATACATCACAATGAAGCCGTGGAGGAATTCTGTGAGATGTGCATAGAAATGCTACTGGCAGTCGATGGTGACAGCGAGGCTAAGGCGAGTTAG
- the AIM32 gene encoding Aim32p (similar to Ashbya gossypii AFR383C) has product MLCTRRTVCIPLRLIGSFHTKYKFVQLDASADVIETCRVQVDRYNSQLPEKCQLDHALPLPKKTPAYQKHVLLISPGSGAWKCDWQSKLELSVEWPYSFISKLKNALLKIDGSGGILFNAICLQHGKPLLPKTSMDEYAAFLVIPDFRIYNVHKERIEEFAHFLTGNEICSNRPPPSKLLFNDFLRGASKTIINKESPVGIESKPIENPFEGEIYDRSLVLICGHGKRDTRCGVIAPELVSSLYKELGDVDTDIAIVSHIGGHKFAGNLIWYKNFGTDIKGITKFDALWFARVMPGAVPLLVSKVLKNEIIENFYRGGVSNKRNE; this is encoded by the coding sequence ATGTTATGCACGAGAAGAACTGTTTGTATCCCTTTACGGTTGATTGGCTCGTTTCATACAAAGTACAAATTTGTGCAACTAGATGCCTCTGCAGATGTCATTGAAACATGTAGAGTGCAAGTTGACCGTTATAATTCTCAGTTGCCAGAAAAGTGTCAGTTGGATCATGCACTACCGCTACCCAAGAAAACACCAGCATACCAAAAGCATGTTTTATTGATATCACCGGGTTCAGGCGCCTGGAAGTGTGACTGGCAGAGCAAGTTGGAATTAAGCGTGGAATGGCCGTATTCATTTATCTCGAAGCTTAAGAATGCTCTGTTGAAGATCGACGGGTCTGGGGGGATACTATTTAATGCTATTTGTTTACAACATGGCAAACCACTATTGCCTAAGACCTCGATGGATGAATATGCTGCATTCTTGGTGATCCCCGATTTCCGCATCTATAACGTTCACAAagaaagaattgaagaattcgCACACTTTTTGACTGGTAACGAGATATGCTCGAATAGGCCTCCTCCTTCAAAGTTATTATTCAATGACTTTCTGCGGGGGGCATCAAAAACTATTATAAACAAAGAAAGTCCTGTAGGCATAGAATCGAAACCAATCGAGAATCCTTTTGAAGGTGAGATATATGATAGGAGCTTGGTTCTTATCTGTGGGCATGGAAAGCGCGATACAAGATGTGGTGTTATCGCACCTGAATTGGTTTCCAGTTTATATAAGGAGTTAGGTGATGTGGACACTGATATTGCGATTGTTTCCCATATAGGCGGTCATAAGTTTGCAGGGAACCTTATTTGGTATAAGAATTTTGGTACAGATATCAAGGGGATAACAAAATTTGATGCATTGTGGTTTGCAAGAGTGATGCCAGGTGCGGTACCCTTGCTAGTCTCAAAGGTATTAAAGAATGAAATAATTGAGAATTTTTATCGTGGGGGGGTTTCGAACAAGCGGAATGAATAA
- the RSE1 gene encoding U2 snRNP complex subunit RSE1 (similar to Ashbya gossypii AFR382W), protein MEKEELYLYHLTLQKQSNYVNSCIGHFVSYKQHQLVAESKSVQDGGRKRAKARKALQLCIATQTHLELYDVEEGTLYCVMRQPMFATILCMETLVVENRTFLILVSDSGNLTICNFVYRDGKCRLETLSNEPMGRSGVRRLSPQTYLSVNPQGRCLMLSAMERNKVCYLIDFRGDELQVSSPLEANRPNFVTIQTVCCDVGFDNPLFASLEIDLVDKSRYLFFYMLDLGLKHVAKLSEYVLHDSTASFIVAVPNLEPYGIVTKQNTYDEGNTDEIIPFVIVCFENYISLRDLNGMYDINVQIPTRRDAQRTLITACTVHKLRNDFFVLLQSNYGDLYKVRILPDNKDKSPTMLISYFDTIPHAEKFHIFKNGYMFSNSELGNSYLYLFENLGEESEQNTLTSHMPGKRLLIEPHDELENLSVADKLDLINPVTSSHVSEAVPLTVITKTLGATKTLKAGIELEEIISSRLPSTPLDIWTTALNNSKFHRLLFLALPKSTMILKIADGTVEELELEMNPFSLSEDRTLLIGSMGAQSIIQVCENKLIQVAALSGDKYISKLEWFPPAGIRILDATCSNTQLVLALSNNEIVYFEIGTNDSLNELQDRIELEDTINGLSVANGMRSNYLVVVCGDTSVKVYSLKMDDQNNFFEVVSMQALTSSANSIKLVSSNDSLCLHIGLASGVYVRSRLDKHDGQLFDVRTKYLGSKPVDISFLPQMFPFISDEEEEDEEEEENNDKDRISSGTNTATLSCVILHSNKTWVSYELDSVRLVRPLILARSQSLKKVAPFTSNEIKLNGFCSISSAGTLVIGRLGKFNTLETWFELNAQYGDDTTSNNLKQLEESDDEQNEQDRNGSIEKMHKMKTYFGRCIVPDIDDENLLYIVDNYKSENFWKIYLMKNELYYKNIVSEENYQKISDYQVISAVIIRFGQDLRCLVVSTRDNKLVTFQIQITKKNQFRYFQLIHVHDTPIDEQVHAMVAFGDKILVPISNALVLYGMGKKRLLKKSITLMPPSITKVVSLDQWKSQRIAVGDIHESVTLFHFDKPKNMFIPVADDTVKRHVTTLRFLDECTVIGGDRFSNIWVLRLPLQCDKLIKEDFEGHLQVAVSHISKNIKECNFKWKLLNHFYLNDIPISLQTVSSAQFSDRTNIIYTGLQGTVGCIIPLITRREVELFESVEQVMRDADYLFYLEQEERFSVAAVDIDEYEESLGANDTYLRKKQKKHVPEGAYSTVGRDILSYRSYYNPVRHVIDGDLCERFFTLHAREKKFLVSKLESKNTVDDIESLINNIRTNCL, encoded by the coding sequence ATGGAGAAGGAAGAATTATACCTTTATCATTTGACATTGCAAAAACAGAGCAACTATGTGAACTCATGCATCGGTCACTTCGTCAGCTATAAGCAGCACCAGTTGGTTGCAGAGTCTAAAAGTGTTCAGGATGGTGGAAGAAAGAGGGCAAAGGCTCGCAAGGCTTTACAATTGTGTATTGCGACTCAGACGCATTTAGAATTGTATGATGTGGAAGAGGGAACTCTATATTGTGTGATGCGGCAACCAATGTTTGCTACCATTCTATGTATGGAGACGCTGGTGGTGGAGAATAGGACGTTCCTAATACTTGTATCTGATTCAGGGAACCTAACTATATGCAATTTTGTATATCGCGATGGGAAATGCAGGTTAGAGACGTTGTCTAATGAGCCAATGGGAAGGTCTGGAGTAAGGCGACTGTCCCCACAAACTTATCTGTCTGTGAATCCACAAGGGAGATGTCTCATGCTTTCAGCGATGGAGAGGAATAAGGTTTGTTATCTCATAGATTTTAGAGGTGACGAGCTGCAAGTTTCGTCTCCTTTAGAGGCCAACAGACCGAACTTCGTTACTATTCAGACGGTTTGCTGCGATGTCGGATTTGATAACCCTCTATTTGCATCATTAGAGATTGATCTCGTTGACAAATCTCgatatttgtttttctatATGCTTGATCTAGGGCTGAAGCATGTAGCTAAGCTGTCGGAATATGTACTGCATGATTCTACGGCTAGTTTTATCGTAGCGGTTCCAAATTTAGAACCGTATGGTATCGTAACGAAGCAGAATACGTATGACGAAGGGAATACAGATGAGATTATTCCCTTTGTTATAGTATGTTTTGAAAACTATATATCGCTTCGAGATCTTAATGGGATGTATGATATCAATGTTCAAATTCCCACACGCAGGGACGCCCAGAGAACATTGATTACCGCGTGTACTGTTCATAAACTAAGGAACGACTTTTTCGTACTCCTTCAATCGAACTACGGAGATTTATACAAGGTGAGAATCTTACCGGATAATAAGGATAAGAGTCCTACCATGTTAATATCATACTTCGACACTATCCCCCATGCAGAGAAATTCCACATATTTAAGAATGGGTATATGTTTTCTAACTCTGAATTGGGCAATAGCTATCTATACCTGTTCGAAAACCTTGGCGAGGAGAGTGAGCAGAATACTCTAACCTCACATATGCCTGGTAAGAGATTACTCATTGAACCGCATGATGAATTAGAAAATTTATCTGTTGCGGATAAACTAGATCTTATAAACCCTGTTACATCATCACATGTATCAGAAGCAGTTCCATTGACTGTCATTACAAAGACATTAGGCGCTACCAAAACATTGAAAGCCGGAATTGAGCTCGAGGAAATAATTTCGTCACGACTACCCTCAACTCCACTCGATATCTGGACTACAGCATTGAATAATTCAAAGTTTCACAGGCTATTATTCCTTGCTCTTCCAAAATCGACtatgatattgaaaattgcCGATGGAACAGTTGAGGAACTTGAACTGGAGATGAACCCATTCAGCTTATCCGAAGATAGAACTTTATTGATTGGTTCTATGGGCGCTCAATCTATTATACAGGTATGCGAGAACAAACTCATCCAAGTAGCGGCACTTTCAGGCGACAAATACATCTCTAAATTGGAATGGTTTCCACCTGCTGGTATTCGTATTCTGGATGCAACTTGTAGTAACACCCAGTTAGTACTTGCTTTGTCGAATAATGAAATTGTTTACTTCGAAATTGGTACAAATGACTCCCTAAATGAGCTACAAGATCGGATAGAGTTAGAAGATACAATTAATGGATTATCTGTAGCTAATGGAATGCGATCAAACTATCTAGTTGTAGTATGTGGGGATACTTCTGTGAAAGTGTACAGCCTAAAAATGGACGACcaaaataatttttttgagGTTGTCTCCATGCAGGCTTTGACCTCATCAGCCAATTCAATCAAATTGGTCTCCTCAAATGATTCATTGTGTCTGCATATTGGATTAGCTTCTGGAGTATATGTGAGATCTAGACTTGACAAACATGATGGTCAGTTATTTGATGTCAGAACAAAGTATCTTGGCTCAAAGCCGGTTGATATCTCTTTTTTGCCGCAAATGTTCCCATTTATTAGcgatgaagaggaagaagacgaggaagaagaagaaaacaatgATAAAGATAGAATAAGTTCAGGGACAAACACTGCAACCCTATCTTGTGTTATATTGCATTCCAATAAAACTTGGGTGAGTTACGAACTGGATTCTGTGCGGCTAGTTAGACCTCTTATACTCGCCAGAAGTCAGAGCTTAAAAAAAGTTGCACCATTTACGTCAAATGAGATTAAATTAAATGGATTTTGTTCTATCAGCTCAGCTGGAACCTTAGTTATAGGCAGACTTGGAAAGTTCAATACTCTTGAAACTTGGTTTGAACTCAATGCTCAATATGGAGATGATACTACCAGTAACAACCTGAAACAACTTGAGGAAagtgatgatgaacaaAATGAGCAAGACAGGAATGGTTCAATAGAAAAAATGCACAAGATGAAAACCTATTTTGGTAGATGTATCGTGCCAGATATTGATGACGAAAATTTACTCTATATTGTTGATAACTACAAATCCGAAAACTTTTGGAAAATCTACCTCATGAAAAATGAGTTGTATTATAAGAATATTGTATCAGAAGAAAACTACCAAAAAATCTCTGATTATCAAGTAATATCAGCTGTCATAATAAGATTTGGACAGGATTTGAGGTGCTTAGTAGTATCTACGCGCGATAATAAATTAGTGACATTTCAGATTCAGATAACTAAGAAGAACCAATTCAGATATTTTCAGTTAATCCACGTCCATGACACTCCGATTGATGAACAAGTACATGCTATGGTTGCGTTTGGTGACAAAATTTTAGTTCCTATATCTAATGCTCTAGTTCTATATGGCATGGGCAAAAAACGACTACTAAAGAAATCTATTACATTAATGCCTCCATCTATTACTAAGGTTGTTTCATTAGATCAGTGGAAAAGTCAGAGGATAGCTGTTGGTGATATTCACGAATCAGTTACTTTATTTCACTTTGATAAACCTAAAAATATGTTTATTCCTGTTGCAGATGATACAGTAAAAAGGCATGTTACCACCTTAAGATTTCTGGATGAATGCACTGTAATAGGAGGGGATAGATTTAGTAATATATGGGTCTTAAGGTTACCTCTGCAGTGCGATAAACTTATAAAAGAGGATTTTGAGGGGCATTTACAGGTGGCTGTGAGTCAcatatccaaaaatataaaagaaTGTAATTTTAAGTGGAAGTTGCTGAACCATTTCTATTTGAACGATATCCCAATATCATTACAAACCGTTTCTTCAGCACAGTTTTCAGATAGAACTAATATTATCTATACCGGTTTACAGGGCACTGTTGGCTGCATAATCCCTTTAATCACAAGAAGGGAGGtggaattatttgaatcTGTTGAACAAGTTATGAGAGATGCAgattatttattttatcttgAACAAGAGGAACGCTTTTCCGTTGCTGCAGTTGATATagatgaatatgaagaaaGCCTTGGGGCTAACGATACCTATTTACGTaaaaagcagaaaaaaCATGTCCCCGAAGGTGCATATTCAACGGTAGGGAGAGATATTCTGAGTTACCGTAGCTATTACAATCCCGTAAGGCATGTAATCGATGGTGATCTTTGTGAAAGATTTTTCACATTGCATGCAAGGGAGAAGAAGTTCCTGGTAAGCAAGCTGGAGTCCAAGAATACAGTAGATGATATAGAAAGTCTGATTAACAACATAAGAACAAATTGTTTataa